From a single Metopolophium dirhodum isolate CAU chromosome 6, ASM1992520v1, whole genome shotgun sequence genomic region:
- the LOC132946739 gene encoding histone acetyltransferase KAT8-like produces the protein MALHDSATSINVGKHYLVRRNDDLWHLAEVLHTRFNDTAHLLEYYVHYKGFNRRLDQWVPRDWIKNSRIDNSEKKWEQNDMNKNKDLLNHSDSRITRSQNPRHNEINHVPMSNAEMDPITPAFEKEHEAITKIKYINFVQLGMYEIDTWYFSPFPEEYQKESKIWICEYCLKYSKLEKTFKYHMSQCIWRQPPGVEVYHKGSLSIWEVDSSQHKLYCQNLCLLAKLFIDHKTLFFDVEPFLFYILCKIDRFGAHLVGYFSKEKDSPDCHNVSCILTMPPFQKHGYGKLLIAFSYELSKLEGLVAGPETPLSDLGKVSYRSYWSWTLLEILKNACGSLSLEDLSAITSITQMDIISTLQSMNMVKYWKYQYVICVTHKMVEQLISSKQYKPPTYILDRSAIKWTPKR, from the exons ATGGCCCTGCATGACAGCGCGACGTCCATCAACGTGGGCAAACACTACCTGGTCCGCCGGAACGACGACTTATGGC ATCTCGCTGAAGTCTTACATACGAGGTTCAACGATACAGCACATCTTTTGGAGTATTATGTACACTATAAAGGGTTCAACCGAAGATTGGATCAATGGGTACCGAGAGATTg gaTAAAGAATTCAAGAATTgataattctgaaaaaaaatgggAACAGAatgatatgaataaaaataaagatcttCTAAATCATTCCGACAGCAGAATCACAAGGAGCCAAAATCCTAGACACAACGAGATAAATCATGTTCCAATG tcTAATGCAGAAATGGATCCAATCACACCTGCATTTGAAAAAGAGCATGAGGcgataactaaaattaaatacatcaatTTCGTTCAGTTGGGAATGTACGAAATTGACACATGGTATTTTAGCCCATTTCCAGAAGAATACCAAAAAGAGTCTAAAATTTGGATTTGTGAATACTGTTTGAAATATAGCAAACTAGAAAAAACTTTCAAATACCATATG AGCCAATGCATATGGAGACAACCACCCGGTGTTGAAGTGTACCATAAAGGTTCATTATCAATCTGGGAAGTGGATTCCAGTCAACACAAATTGTATTGTCAGAATCTTTGTCTATTGGCAAAGTTATTTATAGATCATAAAACACTCTTCTTTGATGTTGaaccatttttgttttacatcCTGTGTAAAATTGACAGATTTGGTGCACATTTAGttggatatttttcaaaa GAAAAAGATTCACCAGATTGCCACAATGTATCTTGTATATTAACAATGCCACCATTCCAGAAACATGGCTATGGTAAACTATTAATAGCGTTTAGTTATGAATTGAGCAAGTTGGAAGGACTTGTAGCCGGTCCTGAAACTCCATTGAGTGATCTTGGTAAAGTGTCATACAGGTCTTATTGGTCATGGACACTGttggaaattttgaaaaatgcttGTGGATCTTTATCACTTGAAGACTtaag TGCGATTACTAGTATCACCCAAATGGACATTATTTCAACGTTGCAGTCCATGAATATGGTGAAGTACTGGAAATACCAATATGTGATTTGTGTGACGCATAAAATGGTTGAGCAGCTGATTAGTTCCAAGCAGTATAAACCACCAACATACATATTGGATAGAAGTGCTATCAAATGGACGCCAAAAAGATAA